A genome region from Pseudomonas sp. S06B 330 includes the following:
- a CDS encoding helicase HerA-like domain-containing protein, with product MPDSLQFILGADLAAQPVAQALRLANRHGLVAGATGTGKTVTLQHMAEAFSDAGVAVFAADVKGDLCGLGAVGNPQGKVAERIASMPWLAHRPQAYPVNLWDIHGQSGHPLRTTLSEMGPLLLGNLLELTDSQQAALYAAFKVADREGLLLLDIKDLKALLAHLKDNPQLLGEDSALMTTGSSQALLRRLATLEQQGAEALFGEPALQLEDLLRPDSDGRGRIHLLDASRLVHEAPKVYATFLLWLLAELFEQLPERGDADKPLLALFFDEAHLLFNGTPKALQDRLEQVVRLIRSKGVGVYFVTQSPSDLPDDVLAQLGLRIQHGLRAFTAKEQKSLKAVADGFRPNPDFDTLSVLTELGIGEALVGTLQEKGTPGMVQRVLIAPPQSRIGPLSEAERTALIAGSPLAGRYDKPVDRESAYEMLTARKGGAPEVAPEQAPAAAEESFADQAGAFLQSAAGQAIKSAMRQAANQFGRQLVRGLMGSLLGGSKRR from the coding sequence ATGCCTGACTCTTTGCAGTTCATTCTCGGCGCTGATCTGGCCGCTCAACCGGTTGCTCAGGCCCTGCGCCTGGCCAACCGTCACGGCCTGGTGGCTGGTGCCACGGGTACCGGCAAGACCGTGACCTTGCAGCACATGGCCGAAGCCTTCAGTGATGCGGGAGTGGCCGTATTTGCCGCCGACGTCAAAGGCGATCTGTGTGGCCTGGGCGCGGTGGGTAACCCTCAGGGCAAAGTCGCCGAGCGCATCGCCAGCATGCCTTGGCTTGCACATCGGCCGCAGGCATACCCGGTCAACCTGTGGGATATTCACGGGCAATCCGGCCATCCGTTGCGCACCACCCTGAGTGAAATGGGGCCGTTGTTGCTGGGTAACCTGCTGGAGCTGACCGACAGCCAGCAGGCAGCGCTGTATGCCGCCTTCAAGGTGGCTGATCGCGAGGGCCTGTTGCTGCTTGATATCAAGGACCTCAAGGCGCTGCTTGCCCACCTCAAGGACAACCCACAACTGCTGGGTGAAGACAGTGCGCTGATGACCACAGGTTCCAGTCAGGCCCTGTTGCGGCGTCTGGCAACCCTGGAGCAGCAGGGGGCCGAAGCGTTGTTCGGTGAGCCGGCGCTGCAATTGGAGGATTTACTGCGCCCTGATTCTGATGGGCGCGGACGCATTCATCTGCTCGACGCCAGCCGCCTGGTGCATGAGGCGCCCAAGGTCTATGCGACCTTCCTGCTGTGGTTGCTGGCCGAACTGTTCGAGCAATTACCCGAGCGCGGCGATGCTGATAAACCATTGCTGGCCTTGTTCTTTGATGAGGCGCATCTGTTGTTCAATGGCACGCCCAAGGCCTTGCAGGATCGCCTGGAACAAGTGGTAAGGCTGATTCGCTCCAAGGGCGTCGGGGTGTATTTCGTGACCCAGTCGCCGAGCGATCTGCCTGATGATGTCCTGGCGCAACTGGGTTTGCGTATTCAGCATGGCCTGCGGGCGTTCACGGCCAAGGAACAGAAGTCGTTGAAGGCGGTGGCTGATGGATTTCGCCCCAACCCTGACTTTGACACCTTGAGTGTGCTCACTGAGCTGGGTATTGGTGAGGCGTTGGTCGGGACCCTGCAAGAGAAAGGCACACCGGGCATGGTTCAACGGGTGTTGATCGCCCCACCGCAGTCGCGCATCGGGCCATTGAGCGAGGCTGAGCGCACGGCGTTGATTGCGGGCTCACCGTTGGCCGGGCGCTACGACAAGCCGGTGGATCGCGAGTCGGCCTATGAAATGCTGACTGCGCGCAAAGGTGGCGCTCCAGAAGTGGCGCCCGAGCAGGCGCCTGCTGCAGCCGAAGAGAGTTTTGCCGACCAGGCCGGGGCGTTTCTCCAGAGTGCGGCGGGGCAGGCGATCAAGTCGGCGATGCGTCAGGCAGCCAATCAGTTCGGGCGCCAGTTGGTGCGTGGTTTGATGGGTTCGCTACTGGGTGGCAGCAAACGTCGGTAA
- a CDS encoding inorganic phosphate transporter → MIDLFSGLDAWVLVSLLLALTFVLAFEFINGFHDTANAVATVIYTKAMPPHLAVFFSGVFNFLGVLLGGVGVAYAIVHLLPVEMLINVNTGHGLAMVFSLLAAAIAWNLGTWYFGIPASSSHTLIGSILGVGLANALISDIPLGDGVNWQKAIDIGMSLVLSPMAGFAVAALVLLGLKWWRPLSKMHKTPEQRRKLDDKKHPPFWNRLVLVMSAMGVSFVHGSNDGQKGIGLIMLVLIGIVPAQFVLDLNSTTYQIERTRDATLHLNQFYQRNEATLGEFLALGKAKDGDLPEQFSCNPQQTEPTINALLDSLKGVTEYRSLTPEKRVEVRRYLLCLDDTAKKVGKLPGLQPREKADLDKLRKDLTATTEYAPFWVILAVALALGLGTMVGWKRVVLTIGEKIGKQGMTYAQGMSAQITAACAIGMANIFSLPVSTTHVLSSGVAGTMVANKSGLQGGTVKTILLAWVLTLPATVALSAGLFWLATKFIV, encoded by the coding sequence ATGATCGATTTATTCAGCGGACTTGATGCCTGGGTACTGGTGAGCTTGCTGCTCGCTTTGACCTTCGTACTCGCCTTCGAGTTCATCAATGGCTTTCATGACACCGCTAACGCGGTAGCTACAGTCATTTATACCAAAGCCATGCCCCCACACCTGGCGGTGTTCTTTTCCGGGGTGTTCAATTTCCTTGGCGTTCTGCTCGGCGGTGTCGGGGTGGCCTATGCCATCGTTCACCTGTTGCCGGTAGAGATGCTGATCAATGTGAACACCGGTCATGGATTGGCCATGGTCTTCTCCTTGCTCGCCGCCGCCATTGCCTGGAACCTTGGCACCTGGTACTTCGGTATCCCGGCTTCCAGCTCCCACACCTTGATCGGCTCGATCCTTGGTGTCGGCCTGGCCAACGCACTGATCAGCGATATTCCACTGGGCGACGGGGTCAACTGGCAGAAAGCTATCGACATCGGCATGTCCCTGGTGCTCTCGCCCATGGCCGGCTTTGCCGTAGCTGCGCTGGTGCTGTTGGGGCTGAAATGGTGGCGCCCGCTGTCGAAAATGCACAAGACGCCCGAACAGCGTCGCAAGCTCGACGACAAGAAGCACCCACCGTTCTGGAATCGCCTGGTGCTGGTAATGTCGGCGATGGGTGTGAGCTTCGTACACGGCTCCAACGATGGTCAGAAAGGTATTGGCCTGATCATGCTGGTGCTGATCGGTATCGTTCCGGCACAGTTCGTTCTTGACCTGAACAGCACCACTTATCAGATCGAGCGAACCCGTGACGCTACCCTGCACCTGAACCAGTTCTACCAGCGTAACGAAGCGACCCTGGGTGAGTTCCTGGCCCTGGGCAAAGCCAAAGATGGCGACCTGCCAGAGCAGTTCAGTTGCAACCCGCAGCAAACCGAGCCCACCATCAATGCCTTGCTCGACTCGCTCAAGGGCGTGACCGAGTACCGCTCACTGACGCCGGAAAAACGCGTTGAAGTGCGTCGTTACCTGCTGTGTCTGGACGACACCGCCAAGAAGGTAGGCAAGCTGCCAGGCCTGCAACCCCGCGAGAAGGCTGACCTGGACAAACTGCGCAAAGACCTGACCGCTACGACCGAGTACGCCCCATTCTGGGTGATCCTCGCTGTTGCCCTGGCCTTGGGCCTGGGTACCATGGTTGGCTGGAAGCGTGTGGTACTGACCATCGGTGAGAAAATCGGCAAGCAGGGCATGACCTACGCCCAAGGCATGTCGGCTCAGATCACTGCGGCGTGCGCCATCGGCATGGCCAATATCTTTAGCCTGCCGGTATCGACCACCCACGTACTGTCGTCGGGTGTTGCCGGTACCATGGTGGCGAACAAGAGCGGCCTGCAAGGCGGTACCGTCAAGACAATCTTGCTGGCCTGGGTCCTGACCCTGCCTGCAACCGTGGCCCTGTCGGCCGGGTTGTTCTGGTTGGCGACCAAGTTCATCGTTTGA